From Rutidosis leptorrhynchoides isolate AG116_Rl617_1_P2 chromosome 3, CSIRO_AGI_Rlap_v1, whole genome shotgun sequence, a single genomic window includes:
- the LOC139897689 gene encoding probable LRR receptor-like serine/threonine-protein kinase At1g14390 isoform X1, producing MKELFIRVGSNFIFLAFILLPCCIAQLNSGDSRILFQVQQKLEYPQVLQGWSNWTNFCFLPSNPNLVVVCSGNHITELTIVGNKTNPKLPASFSMDSFFTDLTKVSTLKKLTLVSLGLWGPLPPKVDRFWSLEVMNFSSNFINGEIPSSISKIKNLTTLDLSNNMLNGSVPDLKGLQHLEIIDLGSNHLGPKYPSLSYNLVSVTLKNNLIRTQIPSDFFKFIHLERLDISSNKIVGPIPSVLFSLSSIQYLNLANNQFSGAMPTNLSCTSKLGFVDVSNNLLIGNLPSCIATNSANRTVISTWNCLTNSTSKYQHPKKFCQKEAIAVMPTKKSGESKKNETTVKLGLVLGIIGGIVGIAGLIGLLFLGIYRKRAAKRAKEYRSDSFAVVKNADRAPSSIAKEVDLTQLGPTVPQIRRPQTMRTAALGLPPYTIFTLEEIEEATNNFDSMNLVGEGSQAQLYKGWLRDGTTVLIKCLKLKQKHSAQTLQQHMEVISKLRHRHLVSVLGHCIVSYVDHPNSGSTVFVVLENVSNGSLRDHLTDWKKKDFLKWPHRMGITMGIARGIQFLHTGTQHGIFGNDLKIETVLLDDNLTAKISSYNISLPSKQTGSESPLNSHDASQVFNRQTNPEKDDIYQFGVIILQLISGKPVNSEDEITELKNQLEIGLAESAAKLKEVADPSLRGTFAYESLTTAVQIAINCLNEDVSARPSIEDVLWNMQYSVQVQEGWNSSGNLSTML from the exons ATGAAGGAACTTTTCATCAGGGTTGGTAGTAATTTCATCTTTTTAGCTTTCATTTTGCTTCCATGTTGTATTGCACAACTGAATTCAGGTGATTCAAGAATCCTTTTTCAAGTCCAACAAAAACTTGAGTACCCACAAGTTCTTCAAGGATGGAGCAATTGGACAAATTTCTGTTttcttccttcaaatccaaatCTTGTGGTTGTTTGTTCAGGTAATCACATCACTGAATTAACTATTGTTGGAAACAAAACAAACCCAAAACTCCCTGCAAGTTTTTCTATGGATTCTTTCTTTACTGACCTTACAAAGGTCTCAACTTTAAAGAAATTGACACTTGTGTCTCTGGGGTTGTGGGGTCCACTTCCACCCAAGGTTGATAGGTTTTGGTCCCTTGAAGTTATGAACTTCAGCTCAAATTTCATCAATGGTGAAATCCCATCTTCCATTTCAAAAATCAAGAATTTGACCACACTTGATTTGTCAAATAATATGTTAAATGGGAGTGTTCCAGATCTAAAAGGCTTGCAACATCTTGAAATTATTGATTTGGGTAGTAATCATTTAGGTCCAAAATACCCTTCCTTAAGTTATAATCTTGTGTCAGTTACATTAAAGAACAACTTAATTAGAACTCAAATACCTTCAGATTTTTTTAAGTTTATTCATCTTGAAAGACTTGATATCTCTTCTAATAAGATTGTGGGTCCCATCCCTTCTGTTCTGTTTTCACTCTCTTCAATTCAGTACCTTAATCTTGCCAACAATCAATTCAGTGGAGCAATGCCTACAAACTTATCATGTACCAGCAAACTAGGATTTGTTGATGTTTCTAATAACCTTTTAATTGGAAATTTACCATCTTGTATCGCTACAAACTCTGCGAATCGAACGGTAATTAGCACATGGAATTGTTTAACTAATTCAACCTCAAAGTATCAACATCCTAAAAAGTTTTGTCAGAAAGAAGCAATAGCAGTTATGCCTACAAAAAAGAGTGGTGAAAGCAAGAAAAATGAAACTACTGTGAAGCTTGGGCTTGTTCTTGGTATCATTGGGGGTATTGTGGGAATTGCAGGATTAATTGGGCTGTTATTTTTGGGTATTTATAGAAAACGTGCAGCAAAAAGGGCGAAAGAATACCGATCTGATAGTTTTGCTGTCGTCAAGAATGCTGACCGTGCTCCTTCTTCGATAGCTAAAGAAG TTGACTTAACTCAACTAGGTCCTACAGTGCCGCAAATACGTAGACCGCAAACGATGAGGACGGCTGCACTAGGCCTACCACCATACACCATATTCACACTTGAAGAAATTGAAGAAGCAACAAACAACTTTGATTCTATGAATTTGGTTGGAGAAGGATCTCAAGCACAA CTTTATAAAGGGTGGTTAAGGGATGGTACAACGGTGCTTATCAAATGTTTGAAGCTAAAACAAAAGCATTCAGCGCAAACGTTGCAACAACATATGGAGGTTATATCTAAACTCAGGCATAGGCATCTAGTGAGCGTTCTTGGTCACTGCATCGTCTCGTATGTGGATCATCCTAACTCGGGAAGCACTGTTTTTGTTGTTCTTGAAAATGTTTCAAACGGGTCATTGAGAGATCATCTTACAG ATTGGaaaaagaaagatttcttgaaatgGCCACACAGAATGGGAATCACAATGGGAATTGCTAGAGGAATTCAATTCTTGCACACTGGAACTCAACATGGGATTTTTGGGAATGATTTGAAGATCGAAACTGTTCTTTTGGATGACAATCTCACTGCAAAAATCAGTAGTTACAATATTTCATTACCGTCAAAG CAGACAGGTTCAGAGAGCCCTCTAAATAGCCATGATGCTTCCCAGGTTTTTAACAG GCAAACGAATCCAGAAAAAGACGATATATATCAATTCGGAGTCATCATCCTACAACTCATTTCAGGAAAGCCGGTCAACTCAGAAGATGAGATAACCGAACTCAAGAACCAG TTAGAGATTGGTTTAGCTGAGTCAGCAGCAAAACTCAAAGAAGTTGCAGATCCATCACTCAGAGGAACATTTGCGTACGAGTCCTTAACAACGGCTGTTCAAATAGCAATAAATTGTCTTAACGAAGATGTAAGTGCGCGTCCATCGATTGAAGATGTTCTTTGGAATATGCAATATTCTGTTCAAGTTCAAGAAGGGTGGAATAGTAGTGGCAATCTTAGTACAATGTTGTAA
- the LOC139897689 gene encoding probable LRR receptor-like serine/threonine-protein kinase At1g14390 isoform X6, with product MKELFIRVGSNFIFLAFILLPCCIAQLNSGDSRILFQVQQKLEYPQVLQGWSNWTNFCFLPSNPNLVVVCSGNHITELTIVGNKTNPKLPASFSMDSFFTDLTKVSTLKKLTLVSLGLWGPLPPKVDRFWSLEVMNFSSNFINGEIPSSISKIKNLTTLDLSNNMLNGSVPDLKGLQHLEIIDLGSNHLGPKYPSLSYNLVSVTLKNNLIRTQIPSDFFKFIHLERLDISSNKIVGPIPSVLFSLSSIQYLNLANNQFSGAMPTNLSCTSKLGFVDVSNNLLIGNLPSCIATNSANRTVISTWNCLTNSTSKYQHPKKFCQKEAIAVMPTKKSGESKKNETTVKLGLVLGIIGGIVGIAGLIGLLFLGIYRKRAAKRAKEYRSDSFAVVKNADRAPSSIAKEVDLTQLGPTVPQIRRPQTMRTAALGLPPYTIFTLEEIEEATNNFDSMNLVGEGSQAQLYKGWLRDGTTVLIKCLKLKQKHSAQTLQQHMEVISKLRHRHLVSVLGHCIVSYVDHPNSGSTVFVVLENVSNGSLRDHLTDWKKKDFLKWPHRMGITMGIARGIQFLHTGTQHGIFGNDLKIETVLLDDNLTAKISSYNISLPSKQTGSESPLNSHDASQVFNRQTNPEKDDIYQFGVIILQLISGKPVNSEDEITELKNQFSVRDWFS from the exons ATGAAGGAACTTTTCATCAGGGTTGGTAGTAATTTCATCTTTTTAGCTTTCATTTTGCTTCCATGTTGTATTGCACAACTGAATTCAGGTGATTCAAGAATCCTTTTTCAAGTCCAACAAAAACTTGAGTACCCACAAGTTCTTCAAGGATGGAGCAATTGGACAAATTTCTGTTttcttccttcaaatccaaatCTTGTGGTTGTTTGTTCAGGTAATCACATCACTGAATTAACTATTGTTGGAAACAAAACAAACCCAAAACTCCCTGCAAGTTTTTCTATGGATTCTTTCTTTACTGACCTTACAAAGGTCTCAACTTTAAAGAAATTGACACTTGTGTCTCTGGGGTTGTGGGGTCCACTTCCACCCAAGGTTGATAGGTTTTGGTCCCTTGAAGTTATGAACTTCAGCTCAAATTTCATCAATGGTGAAATCCCATCTTCCATTTCAAAAATCAAGAATTTGACCACACTTGATTTGTCAAATAATATGTTAAATGGGAGTGTTCCAGATCTAAAAGGCTTGCAACATCTTGAAATTATTGATTTGGGTAGTAATCATTTAGGTCCAAAATACCCTTCCTTAAGTTATAATCTTGTGTCAGTTACATTAAAGAACAACTTAATTAGAACTCAAATACCTTCAGATTTTTTTAAGTTTATTCATCTTGAAAGACTTGATATCTCTTCTAATAAGATTGTGGGTCCCATCCCTTCTGTTCTGTTTTCACTCTCTTCAATTCAGTACCTTAATCTTGCCAACAATCAATTCAGTGGAGCAATGCCTACAAACTTATCATGTACCAGCAAACTAGGATTTGTTGATGTTTCTAATAACCTTTTAATTGGAAATTTACCATCTTGTATCGCTACAAACTCTGCGAATCGAACGGTAATTAGCACATGGAATTGTTTAACTAATTCAACCTCAAAGTATCAACATCCTAAAAAGTTTTGTCAGAAAGAAGCAATAGCAGTTATGCCTACAAAAAAGAGTGGTGAAAGCAAGAAAAATGAAACTACTGTGAAGCTTGGGCTTGTTCTTGGTATCATTGGGGGTATTGTGGGAATTGCAGGATTAATTGGGCTGTTATTTTTGGGTATTTATAGAAAACGTGCAGCAAAAAGGGCGAAAGAATACCGATCTGATAGTTTTGCTGTCGTCAAGAATGCTGACCGTGCTCCTTCTTCGATAGCTAAAGAAG TTGACTTAACTCAACTAGGTCCTACAGTGCCGCAAATACGTAGACCGCAAACGATGAGGACGGCTGCACTAGGCCTACCACCATACACCATATTCACACTTGAAGAAATTGAAGAAGCAACAAACAACTTTGATTCTATGAATTTGGTTGGAGAAGGATCTCAAGCACAA CTTTATAAAGGGTGGTTAAGGGATGGTACAACGGTGCTTATCAAATGTTTGAAGCTAAAACAAAAGCATTCAGCGCAAACGTTGCAACAACATATGGAGGTTATATCTAAACTCAGGCATAGGCATCTAGTGAGCGTTCTTGGTCACTGCATCGTCTCGTATGTGGATCATCCTAACTCGGGAAGCACTGTTTTTGTTGTTCTTGAAAATGTTTCAAACGGGTCATTGAGAGATCATCTTACAG ATTGGaaaaagaaagatttcttgaaatgGCCACACAGAATGGGAATCACAATGGGAATTGCTAGAGGAATTCAATTCTTGCACACTGGAACTCAACATGGGATTTTTGGGAATGATTTGAAGATCGAAACTGTTCTTTTGGATGACAATCTCACTGCAAAAATCAGTAGTTACAATATTTCATTACCGTCAAAG CAGACAGGTTCAGAGAGCCCTCTAAATAGCCATGATGCTTCCCAGGTTTTTAACAG GCAAACGAATCCAGAAAAAGACGATATATATCAATTCGGAGTCATCATCCTACAACTCATTTCAGGAAAGCCGGTCAACTCAGAAGATGAGATAACCGAACTCAAGAACCAG TTTTCAGTTAGAGATTGGTTTAGCTGA